Proteins encoded within one genomic window of Vanrija pseudolonga chromosome 3, complete sequence:
- the ZRA1 gene encoding ZEB2-regulated ABC transporter 1: MSFGAFPSNNDGTAAYDGTGRRRSSITQSPGSPLARKISIGFRSPRDDDFEETEEYFTPQAERREQVVGLARQITRQSITREQTRNTLNRTTTNTNVERKDLFDYEPGSDLDPYSDNFNVQKWTRRLVQASGDRPSRSAGIAYRHLSVHGFGSDADYQKTVGNILLSGLQTVRDLVTGRKRKVQILDNIDGVLDAGEMLVVLGPPGSGCTTLLKAIAGEMNGIYLDDEGEINYRGITPKQMHSQFRGEAIYTAEVDVHFPNLVVGDTLEFAARARAPRHPPLGLKHDEFARSIRDVMMSIFGISHTINTKVGNDFIRGVSGGERKRVSIAEAALAGAPLQCWDNSTRGLDAANAIEFVKNLRSGADHFGTTSVVAIYQAPQAAYDVFDKVCVLYEGEQIYFGPTTAAKQFFVDMGFFCPEQQTTPDFLTSLTAPGERRAREGFETKVPQTPKEFAARWRESSTFAALTQQITDFDTKYPTNGEHYDKFLASRRAQQSKHIRPGSPYTLSYNGQINLCLRRGFQRLKADPSLTFTQLFGNSIMGLIISSVFYNLQPTTNSFYARGSLLFFAVLINAFGSALEILTLYAQRNIVEKHAQYAFYHPSAEAFASMLTDMPYKILNCIVFNLILYFMTNLRREAGPFFYFLFVSFIMTLTMSMLFRSIASLSRSLTQALAPAAVIILGIVIYAGFALPVPSMHGWSRWINYINPVAYGFESLMVNEFHGREFQCDTFTPAGPGYPTSGLGVVCSTVGSVTGSATVNGDTYINTAYQYYHSHKWRNVGIIFGFMFGLLFVYLAATELISAARSKGEILIYPRGQVPKALKDGKSGDEESGAVKAGGAKKDAGAHDVADGIIQRQTSIFSWKDVVYDIKIKGEPRRILDHVDGWVKPGTLTALMGVSGAGKTTLLDVLATRVTMGVVTGEMLVDGFPRDISFQRKTGYVQQQDLHLQTSTVREALRFSAVLRQPAATPRAEKYAYVEEVLKLLEMDAYADAVVGVPGEGLNVEQRKRLTIGVELVAKPALLLFLDEPTSGLDSQTSWNILQLLRKLTANGQAILCTIHQPSAMLFEQFDRLLFLAKGGRTVYYGEVGKQSSILIDYFERTGAPKCPKGANPAEWMLAAIGAAPGSHSDIDWHEAWKASPERVAVREELARLKAEGQAAGDKSKTGVDKAAYSEFAAPFTVQMFEVMRRVFQQYWRTPSYIWAKIALCTVSALFIGFSFFKAPNSQQGLQNQLFSVFMMFTIFGQLVQQIMPNFVIQRALYEVRERPSKTYGWIVFILSNIIVEVPWSLFVGTLFFFCWYYPIGYYRNAIPTHAVHERGALMWLFIEVFMLFTSTFATMIVAGIELAETAGNIANLMFSLCLVFCGVLVSGSALPGFWKFMWRVSPFTYFVEGMLGTAVANTNVVCADIEYVHFQPQNGASCGAYMAPYIAAAGGYLQDPNATSGCSFCPIKDTNVFLSAFEIKYSNRWRDWGFIWVYIIFNVCGAIGLYWLARVPKKSKQAQEKQEDLAPAPSNLGGASRQVTKTDDGHKTGIYEPTTNEKAYGNNYNTAPVNSKVVDNSDSTVAGSDGSPSSEKPSALPVSNDYRSADADHDVTRVPSVDHGAPVAGQTVHVPAASPAVAVPGHYPTTPNTTTPTTTTQ, from the exons ATGTCGTTTGGCGCCTTCCCGTCCAACAACGACGGCACAGCGGCGTACGACGGCaccggccgccgccgctcgtcgatCACCCAGTCGcccggctcgccgctcgcgcgcaagaTCTCGATCGGGTTCCGCAgcccccgcgacgacgactttgaggagACCGAGGAGTACTTCACGCCGCAggctgagcgccgcgagcaggtcgtcggcctcgcccgccagATCACGCGCCAGTCCATCACCCGCGAGCAGACCCGCAACACGCTCaaccgcaccaccaccaacaccaacgTCGAGCGCAAGGACCTGTTCGACTACGAGCCCGGaagcgacctcgacccctACTCTGACAACTTCAACGTCCAGAAGTGGACCCGCCGCCTTGTGCAGGCCAGCGGTGACCGCCCCTCCCGCTCGGCGGGTATCGCCTACCGCCATCTCAGCGTGCACGGCTTCGGCTCTGATGCTG ACTACCAGAAGACCGTCGGAAACATCCTTCTCTCGGGCTTGCAGACGGTGCGCGACCTGGTCACGggccgcaagcgcaaggtcCAAATCCTTGACAACATCGATGgtgtcctcgacgcgggAGAgatgctcgtcgtccttggcccTCCCGGCTCGGGATGCACGACGCTCCTCAAGGCCATTGCGGGCGAGATGAACGGCATttacctcgacgacgagggcgagatcaACTACCGCGGTATCACGCCCAAGCAGATGCACTCCCAGTTCCGTGGTGAGGCCATCTACACTGCCGAGGTGGACGTGCACTTCCCCAACCTTGTCGTTGGTGACACGCTCGAGTTTGCTGCCCGTGCCCGTGCACCCCGTCACCCGCCTCTCGGACTCAAGCACGACGAGTTTGCCCGTTCCATCAGGGACGTCATGATGTCCATCTTTGGCATCAGCCACACTATCAACACCAAGGTCGGAAACGACTTTATCCGTGGTGTCTCGGGTGGTGAACGCAAGCGTGTCTCGATTGCCGAGGCTGCCCTCGCCGGTGCCCCCCTCCAGTGCTGGGACAACTCGACCCGTGGTCTCGACGCTGCCAACGCCATCGAGTTTGTCAAGAACTTGCGCTCGGGTGCCGACCACTTTGGCACGACCTCGGTCGTCGCCATCTACCAGGCTCCCCAGGCCGCCTACGATGTCTTTGACAAGGTCTGTGTCCTctacgagggcgagcagatCTACTTTGGTCCCACtaccgccgccaagcagtTCTTCGTCGACATGGGCTTCTTCTGCCCCGAGCAGCAAACCACCCCCGACTTCCTCACCTCGCTCACCGCCCCCGGCGAGCGTCGTGCCCGCGAGGGCTTTGAGACCAAGGTGCCCCAGACGCCCAAGGAGTTTGCCGCCCGCTGGCGCGAGTCGTCGACCTTTGCTGCCCTCACGCAGCAGATCACCGACTTTGACACCAAGTACCCCACCAACGGCGAGCACTACGACAAGTTCCTTgcctcgcgtcgcgcgcagcagtCCAAGCACATCCGCCCCGGATCGCCCTACACGCTCAGCTACAATGGCCAGATCAATCTCTGTCTCCGCCGTGGCTTCCAGCGTCTCAAGGCCGACCCGTCGCTCACTTTTACTCAGCTCTTCGGTAACTCGATCATGGGTCTCATCATCTCGTCCGTCTTCTACAACCTCCAGCCCACGACCAACTCGTTCTACGCTCGCGGCTCTCTGCTCTTCTTTGCTGTCCTCATCAACGCCTTCGGTTCTGCCCTTGAGATTCTGACTCTTTACGCTCAGCGTAACATTGTCGAGAAGCACGCCCAGTATGCCTTCTACCACCCCTCGGCTGAAGCATTCGCATCAATGCTTACCGACATGCCCTACAAGATTCTCAACTGCATCGTCTTCAACCTCATCCTCTACTTCATGACCAACCTTCGTCGCGAGGCCGGACCCTTCTTCTACTTCCTGTTTGTGTCGTTCATCATGACACTTACCATGTCGATGCTCTTCCGTTCCatcgcctcgctctcgcgctCCCTCACCCAGGCTctcgctcccgccgccgtcatcattCTCGGTATCGTCATCTACGCTGGTTTCGCCCTCCCCGTGCCCTCGATGCACGGCTGGTCGCGCTGGATCAACTACATCAACCCTGTCGCTTACGGTTTCGAGTCGCTCATGGTCAACGAGTTCCACGGTCGCGAGTTCCAGTGTGACACGTTCACACCCGCTGGCCCCGGGTACCCCACCTCGGGTCTTGGCGTTGTTTGCTCGACTGTCGGCTCTGTTACTGGCTCGGCGACTGTCAACGGTGACACGTACATCAACACTGCCTACCAGTACTACCACTCGCACAAGTGGCGCAACGTCGGTATCATCTTCGGCTTCATGTTCGGCCTCCTCTTTGtctacctcgccgccaccgagctCATCAGCGCCGCCCGCTCCAAGGGTGAAATCCTCATCTACCCTCGTGGTCAGGTTCCCAAGGCCCTCAAGGACGGAAAGTCGGGTGACGAGGAGTCGGGTGCTGTCAAGGCTGGTGGCGCCAAGAAGGACGCTGGCGCCCATGATGTCGCCGACGGTATCATCCAGCGCCAGACCTCCATCTTCTCCTGGAAGGACGTCGTCTATGACATCAAGATCAAGGGCGAGCCCCGCCGTATTCTCGACCATGTTGACGGTTGGGTCAAGCCTGGTACCCTGACTGCTCTCATGGGTGTCTCTGGTGCCGGTAAGACTACTCTTCTCGATGTCCTCGCTACCCGTGTCACCATGGGTGTGGTCACTGGTGAaatgctcgtcgacggcttCCCTCGTGACATCTCGTTCCAGCGCAAGACTGGTTATGTCCAGCAGCAGGATCTCCACCTCCAGACCTCGACTGTCCGTGAGGCTCTCCGCTTCTCTGCCGTCCtccgccagcccgccgccaccccccGCGCCGAGAAGTACGCctacgtcgaggaggtcctcaagctcctcgagaTGGACGcctacgccgacgccgtcgtcggtgtccCCGGTGAGGGTCTCAACGTTgagcagcgcaagcgccTCACCATTGGTGTTGAGCTTGTTGCCAAGCCTGCCCTCCTtctcttcctcgacgagcctACCTCAGGTCTTGACTCGCAGACCTCGTGGAACATTCTTCAGCTCCTCCGCAAGCTTACCGCCAACGGCCAGGCCATTCTCTGCACCATCCACCAGCCCTCTGCCATGCTCTTCGAGCAATTCGACCGTCTCCTCTTCCTTGCCAAGGGTGGCCGCACCGTCTActacggcgaggtcggcaagcAGTCGTCCATCCTAATCGACTACTTTGAGCGCACAGGTGCCCCCAAGTGCCCCAAGGGTGCCAACCCTGCCGAGTGGATGCTTGCTGCCATTGGTGCCGCCCCCGGTTCGCACTCCGACATTGACTGGCACGAGGCCTGGAAGGCGTCCCCCGAGCGTGTGGCCGtccgcgaggagctcgctcGTCTCAAGGCTGAGGGCCAGGCCGCTGGCGACAAATCCAAGaccggcgtcgacaaggcTGCCTACTCCGAGTTTGCCGCGCCTTTCACTGTCCAGATGTTCGAGGTCATGCGCCGTGTCTTCCAGCAGTACTGGCGCACCCCGTCGTACATCTGGGCCAAGATTGCTCTCTGCACCGTCTCGGCTCTGTTCATcggcttctccttcttcaaGGCTCCCAACTCGCAGCAGGGACTCCAGAACCAGCTCTTCTCCGTCTTCATGATGTTCACCATCttcggccagctcgtccagcAGATCATGCCCAACTTCGTCATTCAGCGTGCGCTGTACGAGGTCCGTGAGCGTCCCTCCAAGACTTACGGCTGGATTGTTTTCATCCTCTCCAACATTATTGTCGAGGTTCCGTGGTCGCTCTTCGTCGGCaccctcttcttcttctgtTGGTACTACCCCATCGGCTACTACCGCAACGCTATCCCGACTCACGCTGTCCACGAGCGCGGTGCTCTCATGTGGCTCTTCATCGAGGTCTTCATGCTCTTCACTTCGACTTTCGCCACCATGATCGTCGCTGGTATCGAGCTTGCCGAGACGGCCGGTAACATTGCCAACCTCATGTTCTCGCTCTGCCTCGTCTTCTGCGGTGTCCTCGTCTCCGGCTCGGCCCTCCCCGGCTTCTGGAAGTTCATGTGGCGCGTGTCCCCCTTCACTTACTTTGTCGAGGGCATGCTTGGTACCGCTGTCGCCAACACCAACGTCGTCTGTGCCGACATTGAGTACGTTCACTTCCAGCCCCAAAACGGTGCTTCATGTGGCGCCTACATGGCCCCCTACAttgcggcggctggcggctaCCTTCAGGACCCCAATGCCACGTCGGGATGCTCTTTCTGCCCCATCAAGGACACCAACGTCTTCCTCAGCGCCTTTGAGATCAAGTACTCGAACCGCTGGCGCGACTGGGGCTTCATCTGGGTCTACATTATTTTCAACGTTTGCGGTGCCATTGGTCTCTACTGGCTCGCCCGTGTTCCCAAGAAGAGCAAGCAGGCCCAGGAGAAGCAGGAGGACCTCGCTCCCGCCCCCAGCAACCTCGGCGGTGCTTCGCGCCAGGTCACCAAGACTGACGACGGACACAAGACCGGCATCTATGAGCCTACTACCAACGAGAAGGCTTACGGCAACAACTACAACACTGCTCCTGTCAACAGCAAGGTTGTTGACAACTCGGACTCGACCGTggccggcagcgacggctCGCCAAGCAGCGAGAAGCCTTCGGCGCTGCCTGTTAGCAACGATTACCGCtctgccgacgccgaccacgaCGTGACGCGTGTGCCTTCTgtcgaccacggcgcgccCGTGGCTGGTCAGACTGTCCACGTTCCGGCTGCTAGCCCAGCAGTCGCCGTTCCGGGTCACTACCCAACCACCCCCAACACCAcaacccccaccaccaccacccaatAA
- the ada_0 gene encoding Bifunctional transcriptional activator/DNA repair enzyme Ada yields the protein MSTATASFVAPFDLSCAWFASTMQQQQSNDGSQTPPPTTDTTTDVDALLASVFASIPDFTTYPRCETLADFAAQNALPIAGPSSQPMSSLPLPLSLPTLPWDLDFSTLPPLLDTPALSSSTLATTTTSSATTSAGAATPLTSALLSPDVSAYDTRAAKWAAVLAREPAADAAFVYCVITTKIFCRPTCPSRRPLENNVDFARTPAEAMGMGYRACRRCLPDCLASASETRQVLAVEHAKAILNDCIDNKLPVPNLAALSAQVGMSKFHFQRTFKRLVGESPDTYARSLRSRRPR from the exons ATGTCGACCGCCACTGCCTCTTTCGTTGCGCCGTTTGACCTCAGCTGCGCGTGGTTCGCGAGCacgatgcagcagcagcagagcaACGATGGCTCGCAGACCCCACCACCTACCACCGACACAaccaccgacgtcgacgcgctcctcgcttCCGTGTTCGCCTCCATCCCCGACT TCACAACCTACCCCCGCTgcgagacgctcgccgactTTGCAGCGCAGAATGCATTGCCTATCGCCgggccgtcgtcgcagcCGATGAGCAGCCTGCCATTGCCATTGTCGCTGCCGACACTACCGTGGGACCTGGACTTTTCGACGCTCCCACCACTACTCGACACGCCAGCAttgagcagctcgacacTAGCCactacgacgacgtcgagcgcgacgacgagcgcgggcgcAGCAACACCCCTCACGTCTGCGCTGCTCTCGCCCGATGTCAGCGCATACGACACCCGCGCGGCCAAGTGGGCCGCCGTGCTGGCCCGCGAGCCGGCCGCGGACGCCGCGTTCGTGTACTGCGTGATCACGACCAAGATCTTCTGCCGCCCGACGTGCCCCAGCCGCAGGCCACTAGAGAACAATGTCGACTTTGCGCGCACCCCAGCAGAGGCAATGGGCATGGGCTACCGCGCGTGCCGGCGGTGCCTGCCCGACTGcctcgcgagcgcgagcgagacgcGCCAGGTGCTGGCCGTGGAGCACGCCAAGGCCATCCTCAACGACTGCATCGACAATAAACTCCCCGTGCCCAACCTCGCGGCGCTGAGCGCACAGGTCGGCATGTCCAAGTTCCACTTCCAGCGCACGTTCAAGCGGCTGGTAGGCGAGAGCCCAGACACGTacgcgcgcagcttgcggagccggcggccgcggtaG
- the SPBC3D6.12 gene encoding putative WD repeat-containing protein, giving the protein MVRSYMRHGPTQAFGVVCSPTANASYDGRYAYVAGWEDLLVWDVKRGEMVSMWHATGVTAPVTALQPAPVSSTSGSSTAEQTFAVSYTDGSIRLWSWEPSSPSTEATEVVTFNGHKKGVTFLAWDGEGSRLASGGSEGEVVVWDRVAEVGLFRLRGHRGPVTSITFVPHPELGAAQHPGFLVTTSKDTYLKLWDLSTQHCVQTVVVGRGEVTSAAVTEEEEGEGEGDNEEEVHGRWVILTGSGDGEVKAWSLSKAALVKGLKEENGELAKLVHFLGTVPLPASQHAVTQLAFHPTLPLIFAQTSDKTTAVLRVRSEEEVAAKQARRKKRDREKSKKKKGTAATEEEAEANEAADAEIKWEDRVTTWCVVKANAKVKSFAIASETTGKNVGLLLAQSNNSLEAYTIPVPQGKSKLADGSEPEPVKVHSVELPGHRHDVRALAVSSDDQVLASAASGTLKVWNLRTTAVLRTMECGYALCCTFLPGDRHVVVGTKAGELLLYDVAASTLLARYEAHKGPVWSLHVRPDGRGLVSGSADKDVKFWDFEMREDGEGERVVSRLGVETIYKNKQLALVHVRTLKMTDDVLAVKYSPDGRFLAVSLLDSTVKIFFQDTLKFFLSLYGHKLPVLSLDISSDSKLIVTCSADKNVKIWGLDFGDCHRSLFAHDDSVMQVGFEKNSHYFWTVGKDGLLKYWDGDKFELIQKFEGHHGEVWALAVSQQGNFVVTGSHDKSIRIWEKTDEPLFLEEERERELEAAHDADLANQLNNTGLADDLDEDGEEGAGEVEAVQKQTAETLMAGERIMDALELADAERTLFEEYEAEKARLGPAGETLPAPTRSAELVARGVEPDEHVYNTLAKIPAANMEDALLVLPFRQVVSLLAYLDQWAQKDRDIILTARLLHFLIRTHHAQLVANKVMRVQLVSLRTHVRAALQRHRTRMGYNLAGLRFLRSRWESDRTAGLLEQEGMDEEAVRKRLDESRAKRKRVDVRA; this is encoded by the exons ATGGTGCGATCATATATGCGCCACGGCCCAACACAG GCCTTTGGCGTGGTGTGTTCGCCGACCGCCAACGCTTCCTACGACGGGCGGTACGCGTACGTCGCGGGCTGGGAGGACCTGCTCGTGTGGGACGTGAAGCGTGGCGAGATG GTCTCAATGTGGCATGCTACGGGCGTCACCGCCCCTGTCACGGCTCTCCAGCCTGCGCCGgtctcgtcgacctcgggctccaGTACCGCCGAGCAGACGTTTGCCGTGTCGTACACGGACGGCTCGATCCGCCTGTGGTCGTGGGAGCCTTCGTCGCCGTCCACCGAGGCCACAGAGGTGGTCACGTTCAACGGCCACAAGAAGGGCGTGACCTTCCTCGCgtgggacggcgagggcagccgcctcgcgtcgggcgggagcgagggcgaggtcgtcgtgtgggaccgcgtcgccgaggtcggacTCTTCCGCCTGCGCGGACACCGCGGCCCAGTGACGAGCATCACGTTCGTGCCCcaccccgagctcggcgcggcgcagcaccCCGGGTTCCTCGTCACGACGAGCAAGGACACGTACCTCAAGCTCTGGGACCTCAGCACACAGCACTGCGTCCAGACTGTTGttgtcggccgcggcgaggtcacGTCCGCCGCTGtgacggaggaggaggagggcgagggcgagggcgacaacgaggaggaggtgcatGGCCGGTGGGTCATCTTGACGGGGAgcggtgatggcgaggtCAAGGCGTGGAGTTTGAGCAAGGCGGCCTTGGTCAAGGGCTTGAAGGAGGAGAACGGCGAG ctggcCAAGCTCGTCCATTTCCTCGGCACCGTCCCGCTGCCGGCCTCGCAGCACGCCGTGACGCAGCTCGCGTTCCACCCCACCCTGCCGTTGATCTTTGCGCAGACGTCGGACAAGACAACAGCCGTCCTGCGCGTCCggtccgaggaggaggtcgcggcCAAACAGGCGCGCAGGAAGAAGCGCGACCGCGAGAAgagcaagaagaagaagggcaccgccgcgaccgaggaggaggccgaggccaacgaggccgccgacgccgagatcaagTGGGAGGACCGCGTGACGACGTGGTGTGTCGTCAAGGCCAACGCCAAGGTCAAGTCGTTCGCCATCGCGTCCGAGACGACGGGCAAGAACGTCGGCCTCCTGCTCGCCCAGTCGAACAACAGCCTCGAGGCGTACACTATCCCCGTTCCGCAGGGCAAgtccaagctcgccgacgggtccgagcccgagccagTCAAGGTGCACTCTGTCGAGCTGCCGGGCCACAGgcacgacgtgcgcgcgctcgccgtgtcgagcgacgaccaggtgctcgcgtcggcggcgagcggcacgctCAAGGTGTGGAACCTGCGCACGACGGCCGTCCTGCGCACAATGGAGTGCGGCTACGCGCTCTGCTGCACATTCCTCCCTGGCGaccggcacgtcgtcgtcggcaccaaggccggcgagctgctcctgTACGACGTGGCCGCGAGCACCCTGCTCGCGCGGTACGAGGCGCACAAGGGCCCCGTGTGGAGCCTGCATGTGCGTCCTGACGGGCGTGGGCTCGTCAGCGGTAGCGCAGACAAGGATGTCAAGTTCTGGGACTTTGAGAtgcgcgaggacggcgagggcgagcgggtcgTTAGCCGACTTGGTGTGGAGACGATT TATAAGaacaagcagctcgcgctggtTCATGTCCGCACGCTCAAGAtgaccgacgacgtgctcgcaGTCAAGTACAGCCCTGATGGGCGGTTCCTTGCCGTGTcgctgctcgactcgactgTCAAGATCTTCTTCCAGGACACGCTCAAGTTCTTCCTCTCGCTCTACGGCCACAAGCTGCCCGTGCTCTCGCTTGATATCTCGTCTGACTCCAAGCTCATTGTCACTTGCTCGGCGGACAAGAACGTCAAGATCTGGGGCCTCGACTTTGGCGACTGCCACCGCTCGCTGTTTGCACACGACGACAGTGTGATGCAGGTTGGGTTTGAGAAGAACAGCCACTACTTCTGGAccgtcggcaaggacggccTTCTCAAGTACTGGGACGgcgacaag TTTGAGCTCATTCAGAAGTTTGAGGGCCACCACGGCGAAGTTTGGGCGCTCGCCGTGTCCCAGCAGGGCAACTTTGTCGTCACCGGCTCGCACGACAAGAGCATTCGTATCTGGGAGAAGACGGACGAGCCGCTGTTCCTCGAggaagagcgcgagcgcgagctcgaggcggctcacgacgccgacctggccAACCAGCTCAACAACACTGGGCTGGCtgacgaccttgacgaggacggcgaggagggcgcgggcgaggtcgaggctgtGCAGAAGCAGACGGCCGAGACGCTCATGGCGGGCGAGCGGATCatggacgcgctcgagctggcagacgccgagcgcacccTGTTTGAGGAGTACGAGGCTGAGAAGGCGCGCCTCGGTCCAGCGGGTGAGACGCTCCCTGCGCCCACGCGctcggccgagctcgtcgcccgcggtgtcgagcccgacgagcacgtctACAACACGCTCGCCAAGATCCCGGCCGCCAACATGGAGGACGCGCTGTTGGTGCTCCCATTCCGCCAGGTGGTCAGCCTGCTGGCGTACCTCGACCAGTGGGCGCAAAAGGACCGCGATATCATCCTCACGGCGCGCCTGCTGCACTTCCTCATCCGGACGCACCACGCGCAGCTGGTCGCGAACAAGGTGATGCGGGTACAGCTCGTGTCGCTGCGGACGCacgtgcgcgcggcgctccagCGCCACCGCACGCGGATGGGCTACAACCTTGCGGGGCTGCGGTTCCTCCGTTCGCGGTGGGAGAGCGACCGGACAGCGGggctgctcgagcaggagggcatggacgaggaggcggtgcGCAAGCGGCTCGACGAGTCGCGGGCCAAGCGgaagcgcgtcgacgtgcgGGCGTAG
- the ydcJ gene encoding putative protein YdcJ encodes MSAATFVSKDELRARFCSALSAMYRAEVPLYGDLIELVDDVNAETGIKPEDRLKVERHGAIRLGKPDELAMIARLFAQMGMEPVGYYDLSPVGVPVHATAFRPTARSSLAYNPFRVFTSLLLPELLEPELRAEVEAVLANRDIFQPEVRTLVAKSESDGGLVEADAALLVEKALDTFRWHDTALVTRDVYERMHEAHALVADIAAFKGPHINHLTPRVLDIDAAQEGMSRRGITPKTIIEGPPRRACEILLRQTSFQALTEPINFPGGGSTSGSHRARFGEIEQRGQALTRKGHALYLELMSKIPAAVDNASHQKALGKVFEAFPDTWEEIAAQALGYFEYALVGAAPSAPKALAELVRDGVVSQTPVTYEDFLPASAAGIFQSNLDSPDSPGKRSPSPPARNATREKFAALLPIKLRDSFALHEGIQESSIRKLEEQLGWKLPA; translated from the exons atgtccgccgccacctttGTCTCCAAGGACGAGCTCCGCGCCCGTTTCTGCTCGGCCCTCAGCGCCATGtaccgcgccgaggtgcccCTCTACGGAGAcctcatcgagctcgtcgacgacgtcaacgCCGAGACTGGCATCAAGCCTGAGG ACCGCCTCAAAGTTGAGCGCCACGGTGCCatccgcctcggcaagcccgacgagctggccatGATCGCGCGCCTCTTCGCCCAGATGGGCATGGAGCCCGTGGGCTACTACGACCTGTCGCCTGTCGGCGTTCCCGTCCACGCGACTGCCTTCCGCCccaccgcgcgctcgtcgctcgcgtaCAACCCCTTCCGCGTCTTCACGTCGCTGCTCCTCCctgagctcctcgagcccgagctccgcgccgaggtcgaggccgtgctTGCCAACCGCGACATCTTCCAGCCTGAAGTACGCACACTCGTCGCCAAGTCGGAGTCCGACGGCGgactcgtcgaggccgacgctgccCTGCTTGTCGAGAAGGCCCTCGACACTTTCCGCTGGCACGACACTGCCCTCGTAACCCGCGACGTCTACGAGCGCATGCACGAGgcgcacgccctcgtcgccgacattgccgccTTCAAGGGCCCCCACATCAACCACCTCAcgccgcgcgtgctcgacatcgacgccgcgcaggagggcatgtcgcgccgcggcatCACGCCCAAGACCATCATCGAGGGCCCGCCCCGCCGTGCGTGCGAGATCCTCCTCCGCCAGACGTCGTTCCAGGCGCTCACCGAGCCGATCAACTtccccggcggcggctcgacctcgggctcgcaccgcgcgcgcttcggcgagatcgagcagcgcggccagGCCCTCACGCGCAAGGGCCACGCGCTGTACCTCGAGCTCATGTCCAAGATCCCCGCGGCGGTCGACAACGCGTCCCACCAGAAGGCGCTGGGCAAGGTGTTCGAGGCGTTCCCAGACACTTGGGAGGAGAtcgccgcgcaggcgctcgGATACTTTGAAtacgcgctcgtcggcgccgcgccctccgcgcccaaggcactcgccgagctcgtccgcgacggcgtcgtgtcCCAGACGCCCGTGACGTACGAGGACTTcctccccgcctcggcggccggcaTCTTCCAGTCCAACCTCgactcgcccgactcgccgggCAAGCGCTCGCCTTCGCCCCCTGCACGCAACGCTACCCGGGAAAAGTTTGCCGCCCTCCTGCCTATCAAGCTGAGGGATAGCTTCGCGCTCCACGAGGGGATCCAGGAGAGCTCGatccgcaagctcgaggagcagcttGGCTGGAAGCTGCCTGCGTAA